The window AGTTTTGCGATACTTAGCCTTAAACcggtagttttgtgataagtttATGTTAATCTGTAGTTTGTGATACAttaccttaaatatgtagtttcgTGATAATTTAGCTCAAATATATGTAGttatgtgaaatttactcttagaaaaagagagaaagatttACACTATCCGATCAGGGTGAGTCTAAATTATAATAACGATATAGATTTTCTCAATATAGttacataaaaaataattatatttaaatTTGCTTTCAAAAATTGTTGCTCTAGGAAAACGGCGTGGAGAAATCAGCTAGTGAActtaaatagtactccctccgttttttaatagatgacgccgttaactttttctcacatgtttgaccattcgtcttattcaaaaattttatgaaaatgtataagatataaatcacacttaaagtactatgagtgataaaacaactcataacaaaataaattataattacataaattttttgaataagaccaatggtcaaacatgtgagaaaaaatcaacggcgtcatctattaaaaaacggagggagtattagtacGTATGTACAATGTATAACAACTCAGTCATCTTACACCTGACTGAATTTAAATTCTACAATCTACATGGCAGAAGTCCATATTTTGCCCATGTATATACGTTCAAAACATAATACCAGCTGGAGTGCATGTAGAGATCTTTTAATTTGGTCCATGCCATGCTGATAAAGCATGTTTCTTCTACCTTTGCTCACGATCCCAATGGCTTTAATTATGTACCACGATGAGAAAGCATTAGATGCAATGAAACGCaagaaaaaagaagatgatAAAAAAGCAGCAAATGAAGGGCCCCTGCCTCTACGCCAAATCTGGTGGTAGATCAACCGCATGACTGTCATGTTAATTAAGCAAGAAATTCCCTTTGCATTTCATCTCGGTAGAACACCTGCCTAGCTTTCAAATAAAAGGAAGGAGATTACCTTACTAACAGCATGGGAgaaattttgatttttatttttaccaTTCTGACACACCTGAGTTGAAAATTGCGAAATGGAGCAGCCATTATATATGAGCATGCAAGATCTGAATAAAAGCTTCACTGCTTTCACTGGAGACCAAAACTGGCTCTCTTTCACAAGACATTCtccattttctttcttctcttcactCACACTCACACTCACAAGAGAGTAAGTGAGCTAGCGAGTCACAGGTTTGCTCCAAAGCTGAGCCACCCCATCCCATCCTCTGGACTCATCTGCTTGGCTCTCCTCACACCACCCTTGGATTCTTGCACTTGGGAGCAAGCTATAGCTTTGCTTTGCCTTCCTCTCTTCAACCCTCACTCTCAGCATTGTTAAGCTCAGGATTTGGCCACCTTTCTCCTATAGGGATCACACAAACACCGGTAGAAAaaagctcttcttggagctctCTGCTTGGCCTCTCTCTCTTTAGTTTAGCCGCAAACAATTTCCTCTCATTTTTTCTTTGATGGCCGCGTTGCATGGGCATGGCTTCGCGGTCACCGTGCTACTGGTGGTGTTGTTGGTGCAATGTgacgcggcggaggcgacgacgtGCGCCGGTGCGGTGCCGGCGAGGCCACGGCCGGAGACGGTGTCCATCGCCGAGTTCGGCGGCGTGGGCGACGGCCGGACGGTGAACACGTGGGCGTTCCACAAGGCAGTGTACCGCATCcagcaccagcgccgccgcggcggcaccACGCTGCTCGTGCCGGCCGGAACGTGGCTCACCGGCAGCTTCAACCTCACCAGCCACATGACCCTCTTCCTCGCCAGGGGCGCCGTCCTCAAGGCCACACAGGTCTCACTCtcacctcgccaccgccatggccatgtttttcttttcctctcttcttcttggTGGTGAGTGGTGTCGTTGACATCGACGCAGGAGACGAGGAGCTGGCCGCTGGCGGAGCCGCTGCCGTCGTACGGAAGGGGGAGGGAGCTGCCGGGGGCGAGGTACACCAGCTTCATCCACGGCGACGGCCTCCGCGACATCGTGATTACAGGTGAAGAATTGAAGCTCAGCTTAGCTCAGCTCCGGTATTTCTAGTTGTTGCATGGTGGTAGCTTCTCTGCTGCTCACTTTCTCCCCTGTTGTTTTGGTATACTGTGTTCTTGTGATGGTCTTGATTGTCAATTCTTAAGTCTCAACCAACTAACTTTGGTCTCCTGGTCAGAGAATATTCAAAGAGACATGCATACATCCTGCAAAAAAGAATTCTGCACACACCGAGGAAAAAAAGATTATATGATAGCATGGGAGTGAGTGACTAAAGGAAGACTACTTTGTTGCTTACACGCATCAGACATAATAGGGTAATAAATAAAAGGAACCGAAAAGATAATAGACCTAGTTAACGCAACTTTAGATAAATAGTAGTAAGGGATTTGTCCATCATGGTTAAAATATGTACTCTTCCATGGTGGTTTGTCAGAGGTTTGTTATTTTAAGGTTTAGGCCATTACTGAGAGATTTAGAATACAAACATACCTTGGTGGGTAGCACGGTGGACGACCTGTTGTCGGTAAAGTTGAATCTTGCTCCTGTTCCATATCTAGTGGATGTACATGCATGCCAAGAACAGGAAATGGAACAGTGAACTGATTTGATTCTGTACCACTCTGGTACAGTTTACATCACTTCTACTATTAAGTTGGTGACTGGTTTAAGCCAGCATTATATGCTCAAGCAGACAACAAGCAGTCAGGCTTACTCTCACCAGGCAACTGAACTAACTGTGCTCTTATTTCGTCTGTAGCAATTTTCTCTGACTGTTCCTGCAAAAGAACTCATTAAGATTGATGCAAGTAATTAAcatgtcagattttttttatattaaaaaaaaaggtgacaAGGGAATCATCGATGGACAAGGTGATGTATGGTGGAACATGTGGAGGCAAAGGACACTTCAGCATACCAGGCCCAACCTTCTGGAATTCATGCATTCCAGTGGCATTCACATCTCCAACATTGTTCTCAAGAATTCACCCTTCTGGAACATCCATCCTGTTTATTGCGAGTAAGCACACGCTTGAAAGTTGAAATGTTCATCTCCTTCCTGCAAAAATTTGTCACTGCTTAATATTTCTTTCAGAGCAATGTTGGAAGGCCGAAAAATAGTTGATATGTGAAAATttcaatacaatccattatggAATAGTTACCAGAAATAAGAAATCTTGTGACACAGCTACAAAATTCTTGAGAATGTTCAGTTTCAAATGCCCATTTATGCTGAAATACTGATCCAATTCATTTTCTACACCCAGCAATGTGGTCATAACCAACATGATGATCATCGCACCACATGACTCGCCCAACACCGATGGAGTTGATCCAGGTATGCAAATTCATCTTAAGCTTCTGGCACACAAACAAACCACATATAAATTGATTAATTTTTCTTTGCTACATGCCTGACCATCCAAGAGTACATGGAACATGCTAATAATACTGAATCCTCCCACAGATTCTAGCACCAACGTATGCATCGAGGACTCCTACATCTCAACCGGCGACGATCTCGTGGCCATCAAGAGCGGCTGGGACGAGTACGGCATCGCCTACGGGCGGCCGAGCTCGGGCATCACCATCAGGCGCGTCAGGGGCTCGTCCCCCTTCAGCGGCATCGCCATCGGCAGCGAGGCATCGGGAGGCGTCAGCAACGTGCTGGTGGAGGACTGCAGCATCTTCAACAGCGGCTACGGCATCCACATCAAGACCAACATTGGGAGGGGCGGCTTCATCAGGAACATCACCGTTGACAACGTCCGCATGAACAGCGTCCGCAACGGGCTGCGCATCGCCGGCGATGTCGGTGACCACCCAGATGAGCACTTCAGCCAGCTCGCGCTGCCCACCGTGGATGCTGTCAGCATCAAGAACGTGTGGGGTGTCAATGTGCAGCAGCCCGGGTCGATCGAGGGGATCAGGAACTCGCCGTTCACGAGGATATGCCTCGCCAACGTGAAGCTGTTTGGGTGGAGGAATAATGCAGCTTGGAAGTGCAGGGACGTCCATGGCGCGGCGCTGGGTGTGCAGCCGGGGCCGTGTGCAGAGCTCACGACCAGCCTTTCTTCAGGGTTCTGCAGCTATTAGTGTGATCCAGTTGTATAATGTTTTTTGATTAGAAAGGTTgtgcttgctttttttttaggtTTGACTGCTCCCTAATTGTGGTTGGGATTGATCAATATGTTAGGCTTGTGCTAATCAGTTAAGGAGTTTTAGGTGTCTTTTTGTTAGAGAAAGGTTTGGCTTCTAAGTTGTCAGTCTGAGTGCAAATATGTTCTAATCTGAATAATAAATCCCAGCTTGTGTGAGATTAATACTCCGTCAGACTTGTGATCAAATGAGAGTTGAATGTGCACATTTTTACTCCTAATTTATCTGTTGGCTGTTCCACAAACAATTCTAGGGTCATCAGAGGCGGCTCAATGGATGAGGAAGGAGGCTCTCTGCAAGAGgcgattagattttttttttttgagaccaAGAGGCGATTAGATTGGGTCTACTCAATCAGAACAAAGGATATAATCCAACAGCTAACCTACAAAGATAAGTCAGTGTGCGTATCAAAAATTGGAAATGGATAGGATATGGTACAAGCACTGATCGAAAATTCCTGTTTCGTTTGTCAGGTACTTCTATATGATTGTGATACTGACATAATATGTGCTACTAACATTCTCATTTGGACAATTTCTACTCTGATAACTGTACTATACTTTAGGAAATGTGTTCTGAAAACTGTGGCAGCAAATCTTCCAGTTCATGATCCTAATAATGATAGTTCAATCAAAGACACTAACAACATCTAAAATCAAGATGTAAATGGAAACAAAAACACTCTGGACAggataaaacaaagaaaaaagggCTGCGCTTCAAAAGTAATACTCCCGGGATAATGTAATCCCTAATCTTACTGCTCTAAATTAAACCCCCTTTTCCACTGACGATGATTAACAAAAGCTAATCCCCAGATACTTGTTAAACCTGCTATTAGTCCTTGCTACTtatgcatcatatatataatatccAGAAATTTTAGTACTCTAGCAGATAGTATGATTCAGCGTTCGTACCCATAGGGTTAGCTCGCGATCAGATCTCGCAGGCGCAGCGCCAGCCTAGATCGGATCTCGGCATCCATCTCGATCCCCCTAATCTCTCGTCTTCATCCTCCTCGGCAAGCTCGTCACCGGCCGGATCGAGCCCGAAACGGCGCCCGGATCCAGCCGATCCGCCGCCTCCGGGGAACCCTccatcgacggcggcggtgggtggggacggcggcggggatgggtGGGTGGGTCCCGCTCGTCGGAACGGGACGAACTGCTCACTAGTGGGCCCCAAAAATGCCCAGATGGGAGGAGAGGTCAAACGGGCTGTTATTGGGCCGGGTCCGTCTGGCCACCTCGATCTGATCCGATCCGTTTAATTACGgtttcttttctctcttatttctataaagctaatgcccactaaacacctaaatcttaacatgcaagcatagtatttattagcactcctaAAACCTACAAACAAGTATGCCACATCAACCTATTAAGCACacaaagcttaacatgcaagcctacagtaattatatctacactttattttattttattctaaaattaaacatacacatgctaaatcatcattctcaaattattttcataatatttcaatccaaatcatttcatcatttctctAATATTCTAATATGTATCCCGCAGCAAAGCACGGGTTATCGTCTAGTTATTATTACTAGGAGTATCTTAGACTAAACATTAGCTTGATTAAGCTCTCAACTACTCCATAATAATAACATTACGACGTGATGATCCTTTTTGTTTGAAACTTTACAACACGTACGATCTTGGTTTGGTCAGTCTGGAATGGCCGGTGGTTCCCTTGTCAAACCCAAATTGCGCACGCAATGACGTATATATATCAGGAATCAAATCAAATGCTCTTCcgaggcttaaaagattcatcgaatttttaaaagataAAAAATGTCGGGGGGAAAAGAGTGACCTTACCATTGGTTAATCAAGCATGGCACGCATTTTTCTACTCTTGTGTTCTCCGTCAGGTTCGCTGATCGATGTGTGTGTCTGATGTACCAAATTGTTAGTGGtatactagttttttttaggggatttttttttgaggggaagTTAGTGGTATAGTTGCAATCAAATGCTGTTAGCCGGAAGGATAAACAATATGTGGGTGGATCGTTGACTCAAATCATCGTACATCTAGCTGTGTGCACGCTCTTGTGCAGAGATGGCtcactgataaaaaaaattatgaggaTTTGTTGTACGACAAACATATACATATGGAGTACTCCATGAAGAACAACCTAACTGTACACAACAGAATAGTATTAACCAAACACATTCTTCACTTTGGCCTTGTTTGAATCCTCTGTGCTATTAAATATCTCTACGGAATCTTActatttagaagtattaaacgtacaTTACTGACAAAatccattccataacccctaggctattttgcgagacgaatctattgaggtATGTTAATCCATGGTTAATGGATGATCACTGTAACCCACTGGTAGAGAAGgagtttttactcccggttcgtaaccccctatagtcccggttttccaaccgggactatgaatccgagactaaagatcgctatctttagttccgggtgaaaaaaccgggagtaaaaatccattttttttcccggttggtgttaccaaccgggactaaagatactaacaccaaccgggactaaagaggctagatccggttgctactttattctatttttttctttattgtttttaatatattgattcactctatcccatcccaaaatcccaaatcaatcatcccCGAATAGTCTCTAAATTCTCAAATCAATATctctaaatacatcacaaaatcttaaaaaaattacatcacaacttctacaaaattcatgacaaatacatcacatattcacatcacacacaaatcaaatacatcacacacaaatcattTCAGATCCGAATCACAGattctcaaaaaaaagaaagaaaaaaaagaaagaagacgaACGGCTTGCCGCCTCGCCGACCGCCAGCCgagccgcccg of the Oryza sativa Japonica Group chromosome 2, ASM3414082v1 genome contains:
- the LOC4328920 gene encoding probable polygalacturonase produces the protein MAALHGHGFAVTVLLVVLLVQCDAAEATTCAGAVPARPRPETVSIAEFGGVGDGRTVNTWAFHKAVYRIQHQRRRGGTTLLVPAGTWLTGSFNLTSHMTLFLARGAVLKATQETRSWPLAEPLPSYGRGRELPGARYTSFIHGDGLRDIVITGDKGIIDGQGDVWWNMWRQRTLQHTRPNLLEFMHSSGIHISNIVLKNSPFWNIHPVYCDNVVITNMMIIAPHDSPNTDGVDPDSSTNVCIEDSYISTGDDLVAIKSGWDEYGIAYGRPSSGITIRRVRGSSPFSGIAIGSEASGGVSNVLVEDCSIFNSGYGIHIKTNIGRGGFIRNITVDNVRMNSVRNGLRIAGDVGDHPDEHFSQLALPTVDAVSIKNVWGVNVQQPGSIEGIRNSPFTRICLANVKLFGWRNNAAWKCRDVHGAALGVQPGPCAELTTSLSSGFCSY